One genomic window of Rhizobium lentis includes the following:
- the tagF gene encoding type VI secretion system-associated protein TagF codes for MPDAALILPGFFGKLPAMGDFVTRNLPASFVGRWDRWISQHLVHRFSQGPMENAPVLRFLLGRETFGPMTGVIMASTDRAGRRFPLTIAAAPLLAAANIASGAADWFGQLEATGKSARDNKMEGDRLATCLAALPFPPIKVSDEPVRGMIFWTRGREAVKVDADAPETMLAPFFPGAEG; via the coding sequence GTGCCCGACGCAGCTTTGATCCTGCCCGGATTTTTCGGAAAGCTGCCGGCGATGGGCGATTTCGTCACACGCAACCTGCCGGCCTCTTTCGTCGGGCGGTGGGACCGGTGGATCAGCCAGCATCTGGTTCACCGATTTTCGCAAGGGCCGATGGAGAACGCTCCGGTCCTGCGCTTTCTGCTGGGCCGGGAGACATTCGGCCCGATGACCGGCGTGATCATGGCAAGCACTGATCGTGCCGGCCGGCGGTTTCCGCTGACGATCGCCGCGGCGCCCTTGCTTGCCGCCGCGAACATAGCGAGCGGAGCAGCCGATTGGTTCGGTCAGCTGGAAGCGACAGGGAAATCGGCAAGAGACAACAAGATGGAGGGGGACAGGCTGGCAACTTGCCTTGCGGCATTGCCTTTTCCGCCAATCAAGGTGTCGGACGAGCCGGTCCGGGGCATGATATTCTGGACGCGGGGTCGCGAGGCGGTGAAGGTCGATGCCGATGCGCCTGAAACAATGCTCGCGCCGTTTTTCCCCGGCGCCGAGGGGTGA
- a CDS encoding DUF2169 family type VI secretion system accessory protein, with product MQIWNQTGYPTEFTMGMDKAGHEYIVVVVKGTFDFPEAPGGLARKSSIQMPLVMADTHTGEPGYSATLWETDFAFRKPRCDVIANGCAYAPGGRPTERVTVGIKLGNWSKVFEVLGHREWRALGPVFSASAPQPFLRQPFSYDSAWGGTDRLDPDDDLPASYRQNPFGTGWARTRNQRLIPGLRLPNTQATGEEIRSPFGDYRPMSFGPYGRAWPGRIEFAGTYDQNWIDNIFPFLPPDFDERYFQMAPADQQVDFPKGGEDVVIVNLTPSGRESFRLPATGLPITLFKGNEKAFESAILPDTVLFDLENRRFSLVWRVSQRIHRTILDFSECWVGPPTQSMLRARATGRTFVRATGVSTPEEQEEEA from the coding sequence ATGCAGATCTGGAACCAAACCGGCTATCCGACCGAATTCACGATGGGCATGGACAAGGCCGGCCACGAGTACATCGTCGTCGTCGTCAAGGGAACCTTCGACTTTCCCGAGGCACCGGGCGGCCTCGCGCGGAAATCATCCATTCAAATGCCGCTGGTCATGGCCGACACACATACGGGTGAACCGGGCTATTCGGCTACACTTTGGGAAACGGATTTTGCATTCCGGAAGCCCCGTTGCGACGTCATCGCCAACGGTTGCGCTTATGCTCCGGGCGGACGACCAACCGAACGCGTTACGGTTGGAATAAAGCTAGGGAATTGGTCGAAGGTATTCGAGGTCCTCGGTCATCGGGAGTGGCGGGCGCTGGGACCGGTCTTTTCCGCCTCCGCCCCGCAGCCCTTCCTGCGGCAGCCCTTTTCTTATGACAGCGCTTGGGGTGGTACTGACCGCCTCGACCCGGACGACGATCTGCCCGCTAGTTACAGGCAAAATCCCTTTGGCACCGGCTGGGCACGCACGCGCAATCAACGTCTCATTCCCGGCCTGCGGCTGCCCAACACCCAGGCCACCGGCGAGGAGATCCGGTCGCCGTTCGGCGATTACCGACCGATGAGCTTTGGCCCTTACGGCCGGGCCTGGCCCGGCAGGATCGAATTCGCTGGCACGTACGACCAGAACTGGATCGACAACATCTTTCCATTCCTGCCGCCCGATTTCGACGAGCGTTATTTCCAGATGGCGCCCGCCGACCAACAGGTTGATTTTCCGAAGGGCGGTGAGGATGTTGTCATCGTCAACCTCACCCCGTCAGGGCGCGAAAGTTTTCGGCTGCCAGCTACCGGCCTTCCGATCACCTTGTTCAAGGGCAATGAAAAAGCCTTCGAGAGCGCGATACTGCCCGATACTGTTTTGTTCGACCTGGAAAATCGGCGCTTCTCTTTGGTCTGGCGCGTGTCGCAGCGCATCCACCGAACTATCCTCGATTTCAGCGAGTGCTGGGTTGGCCCCCCGACACAATCGATGTTGAGGGCGCGAGCGACCGGTCGCACGTTCGTTCGGGCGACCGGCGTTTCGACACCCGAGGAACAGGAGGAAGAGGCATGA
- the tssM gene encoding type VI secretion system membrane subunit TssM, translating to MAIFRFLWAFLTSRWLWTFIGLILLSLIVWIFGPIVSVGESAPFASEIVRLVIIGLLFLVFIIWWVAARRRAVRANRLFVSEIAPQLEAPPSPAEEGVAAVGVKFREVMAGLKRQKVGGRKFLREMPWYVIIGPPATGKTTALRQSGLSFPIDLTDDLHGVGGTRNCDWFFTEEAVLIDTAGRYVQQESQPEVDAAEWLGFLDLLKKHRGRRALNGVIVALGIDTLSEDDAAIRMHGRQIRKRLAELQERIGIRLPVYLMLTKADLIKGFESFFGALSTADREQVWGVTFPPGARIEGTEVTGEFSALAGVLERRLISRLEGEDNLITRAEIFRFPAQVESLSEPIRVLIETVFGESKYAESAWLRGIYLTSATQQGTAIDRLTAALASSFGLPAQPAAPMLRAEKRSFFLKDLLTKVIFKEAGLGTFDPAAEDRRIWIWRGAAVAATAFVVIAGLLFTISYRKNDAALAAQAEQLEALQLPLTPVAARQAPVDPLDLDLALEAATEVANARTDQPGGIAALIGPSAETEILQAQSDAYNRTLRNILEPRMVALLEATMWRQIRDPEFQLGALKTYRMMTGLSPMDTDFAKQWWTEKLAESAPVPPFKTDMAADHQIAAIDRMATEQAFVAPDEALVGEALRTICSIPLPVRAYSALLSDPEVTALKEWIPADHVGPNGLKVLARRSDKTLRVGISGAFTYDGFHNVILTRIEDVATQAALDRSVFAGGCSESASPSVATLSQDILKLYYDDYIAKWDSFMRDVRLAPLADLQTASENLKDLSSADSSMKRLLTAIVRETELTRADDGGGGQAPPPGASKLLSKLGKIGKLAAKGVKIMPKVGSKSDVDLSGALVAEHFKPIRAAIVEVDGQPPALNDAVAALTALSNMLQTVSASPDAQDAMKRQGGLAELTGAVAKQAVTLPDPLDDWLAGLAGNTSALATGAVTSELNAIWRADVLPFCQAALTNRYPFVPDSAIDVNVVDFQRVFGPGGLIDSFINNNLVNYIDTTSHPWKWRSDIKLDPRPLAALEQARLIRDSLFPGGAGPILTFTLEPKDLSPTVSRVTLNIDGQSLSYFNNPTRPQPMTWPGKDGTGVITLAFQPLDGSPEVMVSETGSWAFLRMLRAGRLSGTNLAELFKLRLAAQGYYADFELRAASVANPFDLKMFARFSCPTQL from the coding sequence ATGGCGATCTTCAGGTTTCTCTGGGCTTTTCTCACCTCTCGCTGGCTCTGGACCTTCATCGGGCTCATTTTGCTGTCCCTCATCGTTTGGATATTCGGCCCTATCGTCAGCGTCGGAGAAAGTGCGCCGTTTGCTTCCGAGATCGTGCGACTGGTCATCATCGGCCTTTTGTTCCTCGTGTTCATCATCTGGTGGGTTGCGGCGCGGCGGCGCGCGGTGCGCGCCAACCGCCTCTTCGTTTCCGAGATTGCCCCTCAACTTGAGGCTCCGCCAAGTCCGGCTGAAGAGGGCGTCGCCGCCGTCGGAGTGAAATTCCGGGAGGTGATGGCGGGACTCAAACGCCAGAAGGTCGGCGGCCGAAAGTTTCTCCGCGAAATGCCATGGTATGTCATCATCGGCCCGCCTGCGACCGGCAAGACAACAGCCCTGCGGCAATCCGGATTGAGCTTCCCGATCGATCTGACCGACGACCTTCACGGCGTTGGCGGCACGCGCAATTGCGACTGGTTCTTTACCGAGGAGGCGGTGCTGATCGATACGGCCGGTCGCTACGTTCAGCAGGAGAGCCAGCCGGAGGTCGATGCAGCGGAGTGGCTGGGATTCCTCGATCTGTTGAAAAAGCACAGGGGCCGTCGTGCGTTGAATGGGGTGATCGTGGCGCTCGGCATCGACACGCTTTCGGAAGACGATGCGGCGATCCGGATGCATGGCAGGCAGATCCGCAAACGCCTGGCCGAGCTTCAGGAACGCATCGGCATCCGCTTGCCCGTCTATCTCATGCTGACGAAAGCGGACCTGATAAAGGGCTTCGAGAGCTTTTTCGGGGCGCTCTCGACGGCCGATCGTGAACAGGTGTGGGGAGTGACCTTCCCCCCAGGTGCCCGCATCGAGGGTACCGAAGTCACCGGGGAATTCTCGGCCTTGGCGGGCGTGCTCGAACGGCGTCTCATTTCCCGCCTCGAAGGCGAAGACAACCTGATCACCCGGGCGGAAATATTTCGGTTCCCAGCCCAGGTGGAAAGCCTTTCAGAACCAATTCGTGTCCTGATCGAGACCGTCTTCGGCGAAAGCAAATATGCGGAAAGCGCCTGGTTGCGGGGTATCTATCTGACCTCCGCCACTCAGCAAGGTACTGCAATCGACCGGCTGACGGCAGCATTGGCGTCATCCTTCGGCCTGCCTGCCCAACCCGCTGCCCCTATGTTGCGGGCCGAAAAGCGCAGCTTCTTCCTCAAAGACCTGCTGACGAAGGTCATTTTCAAGGAGGCTGGCCTCGGCACCTTCGATCCGGCGGCAGAGGATCGGCGTATCTGGATCTGGCGCGGTGCCGCCGTGGCAGCAACAGCATTCGTGGTCATCGCCGGCCTGTTATTCACGATATCCTATCGGAAGAACGACGCCGCTCTGGCGGCGCAGGCCGAACAGCTCGAGGCACTGCAGCTTCCCCTGACGCCGGTTGCGGCACGCCAAGCGCCGGTGGATCCCCTCGACCTTGATTTGGCGCTCGAAGCCGCCACGGAAGTGGCGAATGCACGGACCGACCAGCCGGGCGGAATAGCCGCCTTGATAGGTCCTTCCGCTGAAACCGAAATTCTCCAGGCGCAATCGGACGCCTACAACCGCACCCTGCGCAATATATTGGAACCGCGCATGGTCGCGCTGCTCGAGGCGACGATGTGGCGGCAGATCCGCGACCCCGAGTTTCAATTGGGAGCGCTGAAAACCTATCGCATGATGACCGGTCTGTCGCCGATGGACACGGACTTCGCCAAACAATGGTGGACGGAGAAATTGGCTGAATCGGCGCCCGTGCCACCTTTCAAGACCGACATGGCAGCAGACCATCAGATTGCTGCAATCGACCGTATGGCAACGGAACAGGCCTTCGTCGCTCCTGACGAAGCGCTGGTGGGCGAAGCGCTACGCACGATCTGCTCGATCCCGCTGCCGGTGCGCGCCTATAGCGCGCTGCTCTCCGATCCGGAGGTCACGGCGCTGAAGGAATGGATCCCGGCCGATCATGTCGGTCCGAATGGCCTGAAGGTTCTGGCGCGGCGCTCCGACAAGACGCTGAGGGTCGGCATCAGCGGTGCCTTCACCTACGACGGATTCCACAACGTGATCCTGACCCGGATTGAAGACGTCGCAACGCAGGCGGCGCTCGACCGCTCGGTTTTTGCCGGCGGATGCTCCGAGAGCGCCAGCCCGTCGGTTGCCACCCTCTCGCAAGATATCCTCAAGCTCTACTATGACGACTATATCGCCAAGTGGGACAGCTTCATGCGTGACGTCAGGCTTGCACCACTGGCCGACCTGCAGACGGCCAGCGAAAATCTCAAAGATCTCTCCAGCGCCGATTCCTCAATGAAGCGTCTGCTGACCGCCATCGTGCGCGAGACGGAACTGACCCGTGCCGATGACGGCGGCGGCGGCCAGGCTCCTCCGCCAGGAGCATCCAAGCTTTTGTCCAAGCTTGGCAAGATCGGCAAACTCGCCGCCAAGGGCGTGAAGATAATGCCGAAAGTCGGCTCCAAATCGGATGTCGATCTTTCGGGCGCGCTGGTCGCCGAGCATTTCAAACCCATCAGGGCGGCCATTGTCGAGGTCGATGGCCAGCCTCCCGCACTCAATGATGCAGTCGCAGCCTTGACCGCGCTGTCGAACATGCTTCAGACTGTGTCGGCAAGCCCGGACGCGCAGGACGCGATGAAAAGACAGGGCGGCCTGGCGGAGCTGACCGGGGCTGTGGCGAAACAAGCCGTGACCCTTCCCGATCCGCTGGACGACTGGCTGGCCGGACTGGCCGGCAATACCAGTGCGCTGGCAACAGGGGCGGTCACTTCAGAGCTCAACGCCATCTGGCGTGCCGACGTGCTTCCATTCTGCCAGGCGGCGCTTACCAATCGCTACCCGTTCGTCCCCGACAGCGCGATCGATGTGAATGTCGTTGATTTCCAGCGCGTCTTCGGTCCCGGCGGGCTGATCGACAGCTTTATCAATAATAATCTGGTCAACTACATCGACACGACCAGTCACCCCTGGAAATGGCGCTCCGACATCAAGCTCGATCCCCGGCCCCTGGCGGCGCTGGAGCAGGCGCGGCTCATTCGCGACAGCCTCTTTCCGGGAGGCGCGGGGCCGATCCTGACCTTCACGCTCGAGCCCAAAGATCTTTCGCCGACAGTCAGCCGCGTGACCTTGAATATCGATGGTCAGAGTCTCTCCTACTTCAACAATCCGACGCGCCCGCAGCCGATGACTTGGCCCGGCAAGGATGGAACCGGCGTGATCACCCTCGCCTTCCAGCCCCTCGACGGTTCGCCGGAAGTGATGGTCAGCGAGACTGGAAGCTGGGCGTTTCTGCGGATGCTGCGCGCCGGTCGGCTGAGCGGGACCAATCTTGCCGAACTCTTCAAGCTGCGCCTTGCTGCCCAGGGCTACTACGCCGACTTCGAGCTTCGCGCGGCAAGTGTCGCCAATCCCTTTGATTTGAAGATGTTTGCGAGGTTCTCGTGCCCGACGCAGCTTTGA